A genomic window from Salvelinus namaycush isolate Seneca chromosome 21, SaNama_1.0, whole genome shotgun sequence includes:
- the LOC120066493 gene encoding transmembrane and coiled-coil domain protein 3-like has product MMKHRERNTTPTQIPKPNRETDSMIMATADSAVRSLSEVEKYLNSRNEMAERSSGEGNSLNIPESMCRGSSENNLDLDLSGIPDSQRYLDSSHRSLDSSYRSLPPGLNSLQQKILRVTEELKIEQEARDDNVAEYLKLVNSADKQQVGRIKQVFEKKNQKSAHSIANMQKKLEQYHKKMKDSSEKDASSKHHSSPKETSKDRLSLTMSNVSSGSGRHPTDKIKTVGPGVSLSPPFFFSKPRDFANLLRNKFGSADNIAHLKTSLDTPNSFRCEGTGRALSGTIGDGKTATPAATTTPKYTSDDECSSGTSLSADSNGNTLAHGVGLGLEGGLGAAVTPGQSLEVGDGQGRLDLTMEEVREIRETQGQLEEDMETLRTQFKKDYGFITQTLQEERYRYERLEDQLNDLTELHQAETADLKQELASIEERVAYQAYERARDIQEALESCQTRVSKLELQQQQQQTVQLESSDARVLLGKSINIMLALVTVILVCVSTAAKFAAPLLRSRRHVMGTFLGMCLLALFWKNWDNFQRAMESVLVSA; this is encoded by the exons GCGGAAAGGAGCAGTGGTGAAGGGAACAGCCTGAACATTCCGGAGTCGATGTGTCGAGGCAGCTCGGAGAACAACCTAGATCTGGATCTGAGCGGTATCCCAGACTCCCAACGCTACCTAGACTCCTCCCACCGCAGCTTAGACTCCTCCTACCGCTCCCTGCCCCCCGGACTCAACAGCCTGCAGCAGAAGATCCTCCGG GTGACTGAAGAGTTGAAGATTGAGCAGGAGGCTCGCGACGACAATGTGGCTGAGTACCTGAAATTGGTGAACAGTGCCGACAAGCAGCAG GTGGGACGCATCAAGCAGGTGTTTGAGAAGAAGAACCAGAAGTCAGCCCACAG CATCGCCAACATGCAGAAGAAGCTGGAGCAGTATCATAAGAAGATGAAGGACAGCAGTGAGAAGGACGCCAGCTCCAAACACCACAGCAGTCCCAAGGAGACCTCCAAGGACAGGCTGAGTCTCACCATGAGCAACGTGAGCAGCGGTAGTGGACGACACCCCACGGACAAGATCAAGACTGTAGGGCCTGGTGTCTCACTCTCACCACCATTCTTCTTCAGCAAGCCCCGGGACTTTGCCAACCTCCTCAG GAATAAGTTTGGCAGTGCCGACAACATCGCCCACCTCAAGACCTCCCTGGACACGCCCAATTCCTTCCGCTGTGAAGGCACTGGGCGGGCCCTGAGCGGCACCATCGGGGATGGGAAGACAGCGACCCCCGCCGCCACAACGACCCCCAAGTACACCAGCGACGACGAGTGTTCCTCTGGCACGTCCCTGTCTGCGGACAGCAACGGGAACACCTTGGCTCATGGGGTTGGCCTGGGTCTAGAAGGGGGTTTGGGGGCTGCAGTGACTCCTGGACAGAGCCTGGAGGTTGGGGACGGCCAGGGGAGGCTTGACCTGaccatggaggaggtgagggagatCAGGGAGACTCAGGGGCAGCTGGAGGAGGACATGGAGACACTCAGGACCCAGTTCAAGAAAGACTACGGTTTCATCACCCAGACGCTACAGGAGGAAAGATACAG GTATGAGCGTTTGGAGGACCAGCTGAATGATCTGACAGAGCTCCACCAGGCGGAAACAGCCGACCTGAAACAGGAGCTGGCAAGCATCGAGGAGAGAGTAGCCTACCAGGCCTACGAGAGAGCCAGGGATATACAG GAAGCTCTAGAGTCGTGTCAGACGCGGGTCTCTAAGCTAGAGctccagcagcagcaacaacaaacTGTACAGCTCGAGTCCAGTGACGCCAGGGTGCTTCTGGGTAAGAGCATCAACATCATGCTCGCCCTCGTCACCGTGATCCTCGTGTGCGTCTCCACAGCCGCCAAGTTCGCCGCTCCTCTCCTGAGGAGCCGACGCCACGTGATGGGCACCTTCCTGGGCATGTGTCTGCTGGCGCTATTCTGGAAGAACTGGGATAATTTTCAGCGTGCTATGGAGAGTGTCCTGGTGTCAGCCTAA